The DNA window TTAAattgctcataaaaaaaaagtataccttagttttaccagaccactgagctgattaacagctctctctagGAGCTGGCagaagattagacttattttacgtggctaagaaccaactggttacttagcagcttgggacctacagctcattgtggaatcgaACACATTactagcaagaaatgaatttctatcactagaagcaaattctctaactcttcatcagcaggccagagactcgaactcgggctgcGAGTGCTCGTCAAGCTCACGCTCATGAAGAGCTTAAATTGCTCATAAGTATCATCCcaatttgcattatattttatcttgGATGACttctctctcagccttcagcattctaAGTAGACTTTTACCCATCGCTGTAACAACCTGAAGTGATCCTGTGCATTTctatattgcagaataggtgtATGTGCTGCTGTGTCAATCTACTGTTCCATGGTGGCTCCCCTTTCATCTATCAGCTCTGAGATTTCCTCAGGATATAATCTGTATAATTGTGGCACTTTACTTGCTTATGTAATGTAATCCACAGTGTCCTTATAGGTTATTAAGCATCTTTTAAGAGGTTCTCTAAGAGTATAATCTGCATGCTTGTGTCACCCTTGCTTTGTCAGTCACCGTAAATACGGTGCCAAGGAGCTAAGTGCTTAGAGCTCCCTTGTGTCACTCTTctgattttatgttattataaCTAATTAAGGTAGACACTGAATTTCTCTCAAAGTCCTAAATTAAGCTTAAATGATAAGAATCCCCTCTTTCTCTGCAAATGTCGATAAACTACACAGTCATGCTTTTGCAACAATTTAAGTCAATCCCAGCCCATTAACACTCATAgcaatatatatgttatgttatatatatatatatatatatatatatatatatatatataatatatatatatatatatatatatatatatatatatatatatatatatatatacatatatatatacatatacaatatatatatatatataatatatatatatatatattatatatatatatatatatatatatatatatatatatatatatatatatatatatatgtatgtactatgtatgtatgtgtgtatgtgaatgtgtgtgtgtgtagtttttccttattttattttcagtgtcttTATAAACTATTCACTGCGGATTAGGAACTGTTTACATTTTAGTGTCTTTTACTGATTGTAGTTGTTTTTAAGTGTTTTACAAGTGCGCCTTTTGACGCTTTATGACTGTATttaagtgtgttttgtgtttttattattttgggaattttttaaCTTTTGGCTTTTATTGTGAAACTTGAGGAGTTAATGGCGTTAATCTTCTATTGCAGATCGCTAATGAGGCGATATGGTATCGCGAAACACTGGGAATAAACTGTGTTATCAACTTGATCTTGATTTTCCCACTAATATCAtctgatgaaatatatatgtatatatactgtatatatatatatatatatatatatatatatatatatgcctctatatatatatatatatatatatatatatatatatatatatatatataaagataaaatcctcgaaggaaacggaaacactgtagtgctgcaaggcctttcgacgctagtcgcTACTTGCTTAGCtccagaaggaaacggaaacactggagtgctgtgagggcctttcgacgctagtcttTTGCTCAGCAGTAAAGGACTGGCGTCAGAAAATCTCACCTTACCaatgtttccattttcctttcagtgaattttatctttatttatatattcatcacgtttccaGATTTTTCGTGATcccagttatacatacatatatatatatatatatatatatatatatatatatatatatatatatatatatatataatatatatatatatatatattattctatataaaatCGTCAAGTTGCAGTTTTGTTTCAATTCCACACAAAAATCTTCACAATTAGCTTCATAATATAGGACACACACCCAAGACAATGAGTTTGAATTATAACAAGACATTGCcaacaaaaccaaagaaaattgtGGATTAGGAGGACTAACTTAACGACATCTGGATAGAACTGTTTATCCCAGGGCGAGAAGAGGGAATCCGTGACGTAGGTCGTTCCGGAAATCAGGGACAGCTGGAAACATCCTGGGGGCTGCCGATAATTTTCCTTCCCTTCACGTAAACTGGATAAGGTTGCTCCTGTAAGGATTTTGATGGAAATTACGAATGACTGTCGATAGTAAGTTAACttttcaaacaaagaaaaaacgacCACTTGATGGCAACAAGACCGTCGTCCAAATACTATCGATAAGTTTAAATGATAATCTTTTGGTTTCAGTCTCAGTGCCATCTTTTAAAATCTCGAAGACATTTTGTGATTGGACggctaataatgcttcagtataaAGTTAACGCCACTTATTGATAATATCTTTGCTGATACCTTAAGTTCTTCATCATGTGTCACTTTGACGGGGCCGCCCTGAGCAATTGATCCACCTAGGAAAATTTGTCCTACGAGTTTTGGATGTTCTCTGTCTGTTATGTCGTATTGGCGGACGTCCCCATGAGCCCAGTTGCTGAAGTACAGGTACCGGTCATCAAGGGAGATGATGATATCGGTTATGAGGCCTGAAAGAAATCAATCATTAtctaataaataaagtaaataaaaagcttATTCCGATTAGATTTGTTTTGGGGTACAAAGAGTAGAAAATCGATAACAGATTGCAAAGGTTACACATACCTGGCATTTCTGGGAGAGCCCACCCTTCGACTTTTTTGGCGGGAACATCTATGACTTTATGGGCTGCATAGGTTCCGTCTTTTTTACGATAAAACCTAAAAGTTGAAAAACAATACTTAGAAAtagtaaatttacgtaaaattgACGACATACTGCTAGGTTTTATAAGTTAGAATCCACAAGTTGCTATGTTTTACAAGTTAAGAGCCATAtaggtttatataaatatttgatagaggactaataaaataaaaaaaaaatattcaggccTTTTCTTGGGGTCACTGCCTACTGGAAACTTACCTAAAAACATTCGCATAAAGTGCACTACCAACATAGCCTTCGGTTGCAAGAGGATCGTGCAAGAATCGAATTTCCAGAGGCATGACTCCCTCTAAGCCTAGGTCTACCTTTTGCAACAGGCGACGGTCCGACCAGGAATAGACGTTGATGTGGGTTCCATACCGACCTGATGGAGTACAGTTTTGAGAgaattattcaacaaaaatacgcaaagcttttattttgtataagtcaactataaaacaaaagatattggtcgaaaaatatattttgctgcgTGGCCATACACTGTTCATCTTTGTACCTAAACATGTCAACCGTACATTTGACTTGTGCCTCTAAGCTGAGTCGGAGGTAAGGGGCCGTATGGGTGACTCCAGTTATGCTTTTGTTGACCATTTCACTCAATTTAGGTACCTGGTTACTATATGGGTAGAGAAGGGTATGGGGCTTGCTACCTAATCCTAAAATAAGATTGGattcaagaaatttaaaatatcaagccaagcgctgggccaCTTTCAGGCATTCGGCgttgacagtgaaaagagggagatggagtggttggacagcaagataaataaaTCCAGAAAATTAGGGAAATGAATTACAAGGACCTAAAGTTGCAACCGGAAgaaaaacttcacagttgcacttAGAAGTaagcaggaatggaggtcaagtaaaaggctaaaaagtggatgcagctcgGGACCGTAGGgactctgcaaacaccctttagtaatgcctacagtgcaccacgtgaagtgtaTTGACGGCAATAGCCCCTTATGGAATCCTTAAATACGAGCCATGTGCATAACTGTAAACGCATAGGCGTAAATGGCAACTGCACAGAACCACAGACGTTTACCAATTCTGCACTTGAGGTTCTTTCTAGACCGATAATCAATTAGCCTTCAAACAGTGggataatatttaaaaactaatttctaaaatgtcacggtgtatgtttACAAATTCAGATGAAATACAGCGTATATTCAACATCTTACCACTCTCCACATCCTTCGGGTCGAAGCCGTTGAAGAAGGCTTTCGGACAACCCCACTCGGAGGAGATGAGTACATCGTGGGTGGGCTGGTACCAGTAGTCGTATCCGAACTCCGAATCCGTGTCAGTCCAAGGACCTTTAAACGAAAACAATATTGAAATTTCGACCATAAAAGGTAAAGATCAAATGCATCACTTGTTGACTTCATAATCATCGGGAACGCCACTGACAGGCAAggtaattttggttttatatgGCCAGGTATATTTAGAAATACCTCAGTGTACCggggatatagatatatatggccAGGTATGTTGGAATTACCTCAGTGTACAGGGCATATAGATATGTTTAGCTTaagataacaatttttttatttatatttcatgaaaaaatgcgTGGCAGTATTATTACCATTCATAACCCCACAAATGTGAGAAGATTCAGGAAAGTATTGAAATGAAATtgcataaacgagagagagagagagagagagagagagagagagagagagagagagagagagagagagagagacttactttgGACAATGATCTTTTCCACATCACTGCTCCTCACCTGCATGTTCGAAAGTGAAGGAATCGAAGGTAATGAAGGAACCCTTCGCGTAGCCGTTGGCATCACCCAGGGTCGAGATCATCACCTTCCCGCTCGGCAGACAGTGGGTTGTGTGTGGGTGACTGACCCCGTTCGACTTCAGCACTTCCGGTTCCAGAATCTACCGGAAGTAAACTTGTATCGTTGAGAGTCGTTGCAATgccagatagataaataaatgtatctAGTTTAATAAGGCCATTTAAGATGTTCCCATTTCAGATTCCAGAACTTGCAGAGAGTAAACTTAGACCGATGTAGGTCTTTTTAAAGGTTCCAGATTGTGCCCCCCAAAATTTTAGACTTGTGATGGTAAATTTAAAAGTTGCTTTACTTCTTTCCCACGTCTGATTCCAGAATCTgcgtaaaagtaaaattttatctacaaggAAGATCttgttaaaagttattttcatgctttattaCGCGAGTCcagaatttgtcaaaaatatcAGACCTATAAGAGAACTTTTTATCGAGTTATTTTTCCCGACATCCTAAACGTCAGTGCTTAGAAACCACATACCGTTAAAATCAGGTATAAGCaacatcaatattttacatttttcaaacaatattttatagtaaaaaaattgctttcgtCGTCGATTATCATGGACGTAGCGACGCCAGATTACACAGACATATCAACGAGTCAGTCAGCAACAAATAAACTTATcaaactaaagataaaaacattGATACGTGAGACTTGGAATACCTTTTTACTATGAAAAGTGACTGTTTTTTTCTGGTCACTAcacattaaaaattacataaaatgggctcattttgaataaattttttccagAACCCTCACCAGCATTAATAAAACGTCCCTACCAATGACTTAagttcggataaaaaaaaaatgtcagtttctCTTAGATGTACAAAACTAACAAACTGACAGACCaaaaattatcccttctgatggACAACAACAGTGACTCCTTGGGCGGGGGTCGGGATGAGTTTCTTTGTTGCCAAAATCGAGCAGAGGTTACCAAAGAACTCGTGTCTGTTACGAAGACAATATCAGGCCACTGTTAGATAAGGACGTCGATGAGTAAAGTGTGTCGTCagcaattttctttctctttttccccaaTCACGGGCTCTTCCTCTCCCAGTTGAAGTTTCATTAAAATTCCTTCCCACTCCATATATTaaaaatcttcaaatattttttgcacCACTCCGTTGGCCACTCGGGCACTGTTGTGATCCACTGCCGCTAACTATACTCTTAAACCTCTCTTGCAAGTTTTTAGATGTTTTGAGTGCGGTTGCTTGCCTCACGCCTATTTCCCGTACAGACGCTCACCAAAACGAGTGACGACTGGCATTCTTGAATGGTTACCCATTCAAGCACTGACcataacacaacacacacacacaaatcttttATAGGTCATGgaacatttttcttcatatatggAAGACAGGTTCCCCTCTACATATGCCTGTTATAaaaacgcacgcacacgcacgaaCTTTCTGGACATTGAGGCATTTTCTTGGAAGGAAAATAatacgcacacacccacacacacacacaaaccttatGATTCTTATGGCTTTTTGGAAAAATCCAGATACACAAACACGGCTTCTGTGGCGTTTTACTTGGCAGGaaaatcactcacacacacacaaccttatgGATTTTGGGGCATTTTCGGCAATAAAATCcctcatgcacacatacacaagccTTACGGCTCCCGTAGCATTTTTACTAACAGGaaactctaacacacacacaaaaccttattATTCTTGTGGCTTTTTAGCAGGAAAACccgtatgcatacacacacgcacaaactttATGATTCTTGTAGCTTCTGAACTGGAAAaatcgtatacatacacacacaaaccttaTGATTCTTGTAGCCTTTCAGCAGAAAAAatcgtacacatacatacatacataaacacacacacacacgcacacaaacctTAACGATTCTCGTGTCCTTTTTTAGCAGGAAAATTCCATGTGCACACTGACAGCACGCAATCAACTTACGGCTCCTATAGCATTTTTCCTaccaggaaactctctctctctctctctcctctctctctctctctctctctctctctctctcacacacacacacacacacacacacaaacacacacacacacacaaaccttatGGATCTTAGGGCATTTTTCCTCAGAGGTGTCGATGATGTAGACCCTGGAAGAGCCGAGTGCGGGCATAAGCAGCCTGTTGCGAACTTTGGAGGGGTCGTCGAAGCAAGAGGAGCAGGTGTTCCAGCCAGTGTGGTGGATCTCGTCGTCCAGGTAAGGCAGCTCCAGACGGTGGATCACCTGGAATTAGGAATATGAGGTTATAAAGTTTTAGGaatagagaatt is part of the Macrobrachium rosenbergii isolate ZJJX-2024 chromosome 9, ASM4041242v1, whole genome shotgun sequence genome and encodes:
- the LOC136841596 gene encoding LOW QUALITY PROTEIN: methanethiol oxidase (The sequence of the model RefSeq protein was modified relative to this genomic sequence to represent the inferred CDS: deleted 2 bases in 1 codon), giving the protein MAGKGPGYPSPLAAMKEGPREKLVWLPCIRTGTGKPDYLATVDVDPESPTYSQVIHRLELPYLDDEIHHTGWNTCSSCFDDPSKVRNRLLMPALGSSRVYIIDTSEEKCPKIHKILEPEVLKSNGVSHPHTTHCLPSGKVMISTLGDANGYAKGSFITFDSFTFEHAGPWTDTDSEFGYDYWYQPTHDVLISSEWGCPKAFFNGFDPKDVESGRYGTHINVYSWSDRRLLQKVDLGLEGVMPLEIRFLHDPLATEGYVGSALYANVFRFYRKKDGTYAAHKVIDVPAKKVEGWALPEMPGLITDIIISLDDRYLYFSNWAHGDVRQYDITDREHPKLVGQIFLGGSIAQGGPVKVTHDEELKEQPYPVYVKGRKIIGSPQCFQLSLISGTTYVTDSLFSPWDKQFYPDVVKKGSVMLQIDVDTVKGGLSLNRNFLVDFGKEPDGPSLAHEIRYPGGDCTSDIWLPPGSTECLHRQSSSNNAAQPSKI